Genomic segment of Staphylococcus muscae:
TCCTGTCAACAAGACCATTTCTGGCATGTTATTCACTGCTGGCTTAATCGTTTCAACATCACGGACAACTTCACCTACAATGGTAACACCTGGCCCTGGACGCTCAGGTAATTGTGCGATTTTATCGGCAATCGTTGTTACAGTCCCACCAATGACTTGTTGATTCGGACGTGTTGCATTGAATATCACCGCAACTGGATAATCAATACCAACTTTTGTCATAATTTCATCCATCAATACTGGTAGGCGCTTAACACCCATATAGATTGCCAAAGTACCACCATTTTCAAGCGTTGTAATATCAATTTCATTTTCAACATCATCTTTAAAATGACCCGTTGTAAATGTAATATTTGTTGATACTTGTCTCTCTGTTAAACCACGACCCAATTGACTAATCGCTGCGCTAGCCGCAGTAATGCCTGGGACGATTTCAAAATCAATCCCATGTATACGAAGTGTGTCCACTTCTTCCGTCACACGACCAAAAATGGCAGGATCGCCACCTTTTAAGCGAACAACACGCTGATATTCACCCGCTTTTTCAACGAGTAACTCATTAATACGTTCTTGTCTAATGTAGCGTGTGTATGGTGTTTTTCCAACATGTATCCATTCTGCATCTGGACGTGATAGTTGTAAGATAAATGGATGTACGAGCTGATCATACAAAATGACGTCTGCTTGTTGGATACAACGTTCCGCTTTTTTTGAGAGCAGGCACGGGTTACCCGGACCTGCTCCTACTAAATATACTTTTGAGGGGCTGTCTGTTACAGACATAAATATACCTCATCGTCGATAATTTCTACTTCATACGTTTCAACGCAGCCTTCATCTGGCTCTTGAACTTCACCAGTATTCAAATCAATTTTTTGATCATGAAGTGGACAGAAGACATAATGACCGCTGACTGTCCCTTCAGATAATGGCCCTTGTTTATGTGGACAAACGTTGTTGATTGCTTTAAGTTCGCCATC
This window contains:
- the cobA gene encoding uroporphyrinogen-III C-methyltransferase translates to MSVTDSPSKVYLVGAGPGNPCLLSKKAERCIQQADVILYDQLVHPFILQLSRPDAEWIHVGKTPYTRYIRQERINELLVEKAGEYQRVVRLKGGDPAIFGRVTEEVDTLRIHGIDFEIVPGITAASAAISQLGRGLTERQVSTNITFTTGHFKDDVENEIDITTLENGGTLAIYMGVKRLPVLMDEIMTKVGIDYPVAVIFNATRPNQQVIGGTVTTIADKIAQLPERPGPGVTIVGEVVRDVETIKPAVNNMPEMVLLTGERTRCIDIAYDIFENGGAALIDDREVSELHPSQHEILTAWLENYDFTSEQIIE
- the nirD gene encoding nitrite reductase small subunit NirD, coding for MAEKVKVAHMSEIEPLIGKKVIVGDKQIGLFLTEDGELKAINNVCPHKQGPLSEGTVSGHYVFCPLHDQKIDLNTGEVQEPDEGCVETYEVEIIDDEVYLCL